The Candidatus Uhrbacteria bacterium genome has a segment encoding these proteins:
- a CDS encoding flavodoxin family protein yields the protein MSENPFSRIEQDRERMLRSVEYLRSKSKILFLTTSNRWLGEKQDLPKSTMLANKMAEMLGDKVTVIDVTTLKVYPCEGNVSTGRGNTCGEKGALLDDKEKNPSGCHRCYASMNNPDDELWEISKPLLESDAVVFFGSVRWGQMNAFYQKLIERLTWLENRHSTLGESNVLANIDAGLIAVGHNLRGKEVVDAQKRFTDFLDSEHRVNFIGIGLLRRPRMRRMFRIRMRLRHFVRRLLRVDLLFFLDICDIVRP from the coding sequence ATGTCTGAAAATCCTTTTTCACGTATTGAGCAGGATCGCGAGCGTATGCTTCGCAGCGTGGAGTATTTACGCAGCAAGTCCAAGATTTTATTTTTGACGACTTCCAATCGTTGGCTTGGGGAGAAGCAGGACTTACCAAAAAGTACGATGCTCGCCAATAAGATGGCGGAGATGCTGGGTGATAAAGTGACGGTTATTGATGTTACGACGCTCAAAGTCTACCCGTGTGAAGGCAATGTTTCTACGGGGCGTGGAAATACTTGTGGGGAAAAAGGCGCGCTCCTCGATGATAAGGAAAAGAATCCTTCTGGCTGTCATCGATGTTATGCGAGCATGAATAATCCGGACGATGAACTGTGGGAAATCAGCAAACCGCTTTTAGAATCAGATGCCGTGGTATTTTTTGGATCCGTGCGATGGGGCCAGATGAATGCGTTTTATCAGAAACTCATCGAGCGATTAACCTGGCTCGAGAATCGTCACTCGACATTAGGTGAGAGTAATGTGCTGGCGAATATTGATGCTGGGCTGATTGCTGTCGGTCATAACTTGCGCGGGAAAGAGGTCGTGGATGCGCAAAAGAGGTTCACGGATTTTTTGGATTCAGAACACCGGGTGAACTTTATTGGAATTGGTCTTTTACGACGCCCGAGGATGAGACGAATGTTTCGTATCAGGATGCGACTAAGGCATTTCGTGAGACGTTTATTGAGAGTTGATCTCTTATTTTTTCTTGATATTTGTGATATAGTCAGGCCATGA
- a CDS encoding right-handed parallel beta-helix repeat-containing protein, whose translation MNLVFQFFLRLRKNSVFFLVVFASFLGIGVSMPVLAATYTVCPSGCDFDTITNAVAVATSPDIINVEADYASTTETFSFNLPNGVTLDCQNSGAVIGVDDESAPVFINSQSDNIFRNCTFSNVVLQNTNQSNVQIIDNVWRGNSRIDANTATNITISGNTATGEKGLRQIAAIDASNVTISSNTIMSYAGQGFAGLRIDSSTSVQVTSNIIQDNTTTTNVNYDLIGIINGSYDVYFASNTVSEPYLTSFGMGMSMLQMSARNLTIADNTFQMNGSGGGIGINLNANDRPVSAVVRHNTFVLWPLCSVCNVIQPGAFTSYTIHVTSTYNLIVSFASSSANNTGHYVSGAGPSSNLFAFTEYDGFVNLNAANDPANFPAGTGSVYRVYNPLKTDDATTTNDYEQAPWSAFLDVNGALDIGARPGVRENVFQVDAAGTIDYATVDATNTTAIISHLRSNDTVNLAAGTYSPIVLVSTTTNVALSSGVSILGAGVNTIIHASASGNALLIDGITDSVFRDFRLTGASSTATSTYRITRSQFTQGGTDYDDGSGIGFPDAVIIAGGVPSGGACNASLYDADNFNVTTLVGGATDDWNLFLIDYLGNKLTLLAPDRFVPDAVTALGCGSPGAVTVEHEVSSIYTVSSGSYTYNAAAASLAGVSPKFGETNPPRLDRTVVGATEAGVAINDSSGNTFTNVTSTGNSVGVFLSGTSTNNVLTDVVMDANSQFDIRSSASGDNTFIDSTFGIGSVSITGNGLVLGKFSARVRTQDSSLAGISGMTVNGTSANSASSTSLVSGGAGYSSFSNALPAFSLSSSSAIATTGGFNPYTWTSVANASYNSATLSASLLQPRQTITLTLTAASAGGGSRGGGSILIPQGSLTPVDGGLAERLAVFAEAGLAPGDLVKLPSDGDLLTQHDSTVYELGTDGRRHAFPNPSVFFSRYCTFANVRIVDGVLARIPLGTNMAYAPGLRLIKFVSAPTVYLVQSPNALRAVPDEATAVQLAGSDWAKLVSDVSDAFYNDYVVANPIMSAAETLDRTPPLSCGKKASFFSAILNKAFNPYR comes from the coding sequence ATGAACCTTGTGTTTCAATTCTTTTTACGTTTGCGAAAGAATAGCGTATTTTTTCTTGTCGTATTCGCTTCTTTTTTAGGGATCGGCGTTTCAATGCCGGTTTTGGCGGCTACGTATACCGTCTGTCCTTCTGGTTGTGATTTTGACACGATTACGAATGCGGTCGCTGTTGCTACTTCACCGGATATCATCAATGTAGAAGCTGATTACGCTTCCACGACTGAGACATTCTCATTCAATTTGCCTAACGGGGTCACGCTCGACTGTCAAAATAGCGGGGCGGTGATCGGGGTGGATGATGAATCGGCTCCGGTCTTTATCAATTCCCAGTCGGATAATATTTTTCGTAATTGTACGTTTTCTAACGTCGTTCTTCAGAATACGAATCAATCGAATGTACAGATTATCGATAATGTTTGGAGAGGTAATTCCCGCATCGATGCAAATACAGCAACCAACATTACGATTTCTGGTAATACGGCTACCGGCGAGAAAGGTCTGCGTCAAATTGCCGCGATCGATGCATCCAATGTGACGATCTCTTCAAATACGATCATGTCGTACGCCGGCCAAGGATTTGCTGGGCTTCGTATCGATTCTTCGACCAGTGTTCAGGTGACGAGTAATATCATTCAAGATAATACGACCACGACGAACGTCAATTATGACCTGATCGGTATTATTAACGGTAGTTATGATGTGTATTTTGCATCTAATACTGTTTCCGAGCCGTATCTTACGAGTTTTGGTATGGGGATGAGCATGCTTCAGATGTCGGCAAGAAATTTGACGATCGCGGACAACACGTTTCAAATGAACGGTTCAGGTGGCGGAATCGGTATCAATTTGAATGCAAATGACCGGCCGGTTTCCGCTGTTGTGCGGCATAATACGTTTGTACTCTGGCCGCTCTGTAGTGTTTGCAATGTGATTCAGCCTGGTGCATTTACTTCTTACACGATTCACGTTACTTCTACGTACAATTTAATCGTGAGTTTTGCTTCCAGTTCAGCAAACAACACCGGGCATTACGTTTCTGGAGCCGGACCTTCATCCAATTTGTTTGCGTTTACGGAGTATGATGGTTTTGTCAATTTGAATGCAGCTAACGATCCTGCGAATTTTCCGGCTGGAACGGGCTCGGTTTATCGAGTGTACAATCCGCTCAAGACGGATGATGCGACGACGACCAACGATTACGAACAGGCTCCTTGGAGTGCGTTTCTTGACGTGAATGGTGCGTTGGATATTGGTGCGCGTCCGGGTGTTCGCGAGAATGTTTTTCAGGTCGATGCCGCCGGTACCATCGACTACGCGACCGTCGATGCGACAAATACGACGGCGATTATTTCTCATTTGCGCAGTAACGATACCGTGAATTTGGCTGCCGGGACGTATTCACCGATCGTACTTGTATCGACCACAACGAATGTTGCGCTTTCTTCCGGTGTTTCGATTTTGGGCGCAGGGGTCAATACAATTATCCACGCATCAGCTTCAGGGAATGCGCTGCTTATCGACGGGATAACTGACTCTGTTTTTCGCGACTTCCGTCTTACGGGAGCTTCCTCTACGGCAACATCGACTTATAGAATTACGCGCTCCCAATTCACTCAGGGTGGAACCGATTATGACGATGGCTCTGGTATCGGATTTCCAGATGCCGTTATTATTGCCGGCGGAGTACCTTCCGGCGGTGCTTGTAATGCATCGCTTTACGATGCGGATAATTTTAATGTCACGACACTTGTTGGTGGAGCTACGGATGATTGGAATCTTTTTCTTATCGATTATCTTGGCAATAAACTTACATTGCTAGCTCCTGACCGATTTGTTCCTGATGCTGTCACGGCTTTAGGGTGTGGAAGTCCGGGAGCTGTCACTGTTGAACACGAGGTGAGTAGTATCTATACCGTTTCTTCAGGGTCGTATACGTACAATGCTGCGGCTGCGTCTTTAGCGGGCGTGTCGCCTAAATTCGGCGAAACGAATCCGCCTCGTTTAGATAGGACGGTTGTTGGTGCTACCGAGGCAGGGGTTGCGATTAACGATTCGAGTGGTAACACGTTTACAAACGTGACTTCAACAGGGAATTCTGTTGGCGTATTTTTAAGCGGAACGTCCACGAACAATGTGCTTACCGATGTTGTTATGGATGCCAACAGTCAATTTGATATTCGCAGCAGCGCTTCAGGTGATAATACATTTATCGATTCCACGTTTGGCATCGGATCTGTCTCGATTACGGGTAATGGATTGGTGCTCGGAAAGTTTTCCGCTCGTGTTCGCACTCAGGACTCGTCATTAGCGGGTATTTCTGGAATGACGGTGAATGGTACTTCCGCCAATAGTGCCAGCTCGACTTCTCTTGTCAGCGGTGGAGCGGGATACTCGTCTTTCAGTAATGCTCTGCCTGCGTTCTCGCTTAGTTCCTCCTCCGCAATCGCCACAACGGGAGGTTTTAATCCGTACACATGGACTTCCGTTGCAAACGCTTCCTACAATTCCGCAACGCTTTCCGCATCGTTATTGCAGCCGAGACAAACGATTACGCTTACGCTTACAGCGGCAAGTGCTGGTGGCGGTAGTCGTGGCGGTGGGAGTATCTTGATACCTCAAGGGAGTCTCACTCCGGTTGATGGCGGTTTAGCCGAGAGGCTTGCGGTATTTGCGGAAGCCGGTTTGGCGCCCGGAGATCTCGTGAAGTTGCCGAGTGACGGCGATCTGCTCACGCAGCATGATAGTACTGTTTATGAGCTTGGTACTGATGGGCGTCGTCACGCGTTTCCAAATCCATCGGTCTTTTTTTCACGGTATTGCACGTTTGCCAATGTCCGTATCGTCGATGGGGTTCTGGCGCGGATTCCGCTCGGTACGAACATGGCCTATGCTCCCGGTTTGAGGCTTATCAAGTTTGTCTCTGCACCAACGGTTTACCTTGTGCAATCTCCGAATGCTTTACGTGCAGTTCCGGATGAAGCAACCGCCGTACAGTTAGCCGGTTCCGATTGGGCCAAGCTTGTCTCCGATGTTTCGGATGCATTTTATAATGATTATGTCGTCGCGAACCCGATCATGTCTGCAGCAGAGACTTTGGATCGCACGCCACCGCTTTCTTGCGGGAAAAAAGCATCTTTCTTTAGCGCCATTTTGAATAAGGCCTTCAATCCCTACCGTTAA
- the ysxC gene encoding ribosome biogenesis GTP-binding protein YsxC: MIKSATFVKSYADPELVPKDGFPQIAMLGRSNAGKSSLINSITGVAGLAKTSAAPGRTRLINVFSIDKQYELVDLPGYGYAKASKNERDRLLDLLSGFLSSAARLKLVVIILDSRLGVTTVDKEVIEQVQRSGLPLLFVANKADKPSRMELRQVIQSIERVYPNVPVIAHSTVSGDGRGLLVDAFMRAAKA, translated from the coding sequence ATGATCAAGAGTGCTACATTTGTTAAGAGTTACGCTGATCCTGAGCTTGTGCCCAAGGATGGGTTTCCGCAGATCGCGATGCTTGGCCGATCGAATGCCGGAAAGTCGTCGCTTATCAACTCGATTACGGGTGTAGCGGGTTTGGCTAAGACGAGCGCGGCTCCAGGTCGTACGCGTTTGATTAACGTGTTTTCCATCGATAAGCAGTATGAGCTCGTCGATCTACCGGGCTATGGATATGCCAAAGCTTCCAAGAACGAGCGCGATCGTTTGTTGGATTTGCTATCTGGATTTTTGTCTTCGGCCGCTCGCTTGAAGCTCGTTGTCATTATTCTCGATTCACGTTTGGGCGTAACCACTGTCGACAAAGAAGTAATTGAACAAGTACAGCGTTCCGGATTGCCGCTCCTCTTTGTCGCTAATAAAGCCGATAAGCCTTCACGCATGGAGCTGAGACAGGTTATCCAGTCCATAGAGCGAGTTTATCCAAATGTACCCGTCATTGCGCATTCGACGGTTTCCGGAGATGGTAGAGGATTGCTGGTTGATGCGTTTATGCGCGCGGCCAAAGCGTAG